Proteins encoded in a region of the Neodiprion lecontei isolate iyNeoLeco1 chromosome 5, iyNeoLeco1.1, whole genome shotgun sequence genome:
- the LOC107217531 gene encoding cytochrome P450 4C1-like isoform X2: protein MDSLTVATLAVALVVLYRIIDIAVKLLKIVLLSEFPPTAEELPNLPFIGHVYLFIGSNESTSKNLIKLGKMYPALFRLCVGRYSMFFTTHSEDLKEILLSPKTIEKHYVYNFARPCVGDGLVTAPASIWEVHRKLLQPSFNSVALKSFVKTFATQSVILAKKMEQHLDGSEFEIRRYVSLCTLDAICVTAMGVNLKAQESEECRYDEAIQNVFASFATRTFSPWLYPDFVFYRTQLGKDQRKHIKFIHEFADNVIRQKKTEIVRPGDKRLSTDEEQGAAAGPQILIENLFRLSNENQTLTDKEVRDHVDTMIAAGSDTTAITMNYVLLMLASHQDIQEKVYQELCDIFGEHVLNDDSEELHITMEVLARMTYMERVIKETMRLFPVVPLMSRTATDDFDLGHRTFPRGTSIVLNIFGVHRSEKYWPDPLKFDPDRFLPERFARQQPYSYLPFSGGRRNCIGWKYAMMLIKTITATVLRRYVLTKDKVMPVEDLRLTFDTLLKSVDPVTIRIQQRVK, encoded by the exons ATGGATTCTTTGACGGTAGCCACGCTTGCGGTGGCATTAGTCGTGTTGTACCGGATAATCGACATCGCCGTCAAGCTGTTAAAGATTGTATTGCTCTCCGAATTCCCCCCTACTGCTGAGGAACTGCCAAATCTGCCTTTCATAGGCCATGTGTATCTCTTCATCGGCAGCAATGAGT CTACATCAAAGAACCTAATTAAACTGGGGAAAATGTATCCTGCATTATTCCGACTCTGCGTTGGACGTTATTCAATGTTCTTCACAACTCATTCCGAAGATCTGAAG GAAATACTCCTCAGTCCGAAGACCATTGAAAAACATTACGTCTACAACTTCGCACGACCCTGTGTGGGGGACGGATTAGTCACTGCTCCTG CGTCAATATGGGAAGTGCACCGAAAGCTGCTTCAGCCGTCCTTCAATTCCGTGGCTCTAAAATCTTTCGTCAAAACATTCGCCACACAGTCAGTGATACTGGCCAAGAAGATGGAGCAGCACTTGGACGGATCGGAATTTGAAATACGCAGATACGTCTCGCTGTGTACATTGGACGCAATCTGTG TGACGGCTATGGGCGTAAATTTGAAAGCACAGGAGAGCGAGGAATGTCGGTACGACGAAGCGATTCAGAA CGTGTTTGCTAGTTTCGCTACACGAACCTTTAGTCCTTGGCTGTACCCAGACTTCGTGTTCTACCGTACGCAGCTTGGCAAGGACCAAAGGAAGCACATAAAGTTTATACACGAGTTTGCTGATAAC GTAATACGACAGAAGAAAACAGAAATCGTCCGGCCTGGTGATAAACGACTATCAACCGACGAAGAACAAGGTGCAGCTG CTGGACCTCAGATACTGATAGAAAATCTCTTCAGACTATCCAACGAAAACCAAACGCTGACGGATAAAGAGGTCCGGGATCATGTTGATACGATGATCGCAGCT GGCAGCGACACAACGGCCATCACGATGAACTACGTGTTGTTGATGCTGGCATCCCATCAAGACATTCAG GAAAAAGTGTACCAGGAACTGTGCGACATCTTCGGAGAACATGTATTAAACGACGACAGTGAAGAGTTGCACATTACAATGGAGGTCTTGGCGAGAATGACGTACATGGAGAGAGTGATCAAAGAAACTATGCGCCTGTTCCCGGTTGTGCCCCTAATGTCTCGGACGGCAACGGACGATTTTGATTTAG GTCATCGTACATTTCCAAGAGGGACTTCGATCGTTCTCAACATTTTCGGGGTTCATAGGAGTGAGAAATACTGGCCCGATCCTCTAAAGTTTGATCCAGACAGATTCCTACCCGAAAGATTCGCGAGACAACAACCGTACTCATACTTACCATTTAGTGGGGGACGAAGAAATTGTATCG gttGGAAGTACGCTATGATGTTGATAAAGACGATCACCGCAACGGTCCTCCGACGCTACGTTCTGACTAAGGATAAAGTAATGCCGGTCGAAGATTTACGGCTGACGTTCGATACTTTACTGAAATCTGTTGATCCTGTCACAATTAGGATTCAGCAACGCGTAAAATAA
- the LOC107217531 gene encoding cytochrome P450 4C1-like isoform X1, producing MDSLTVATLAVALVVLYRIIDIAVKLLKIVLLSEFPPTAEELPNLPFIGHVYLFIGSNESTSKNLIKLGKMYPALFRLCVGRYSMFFTTHSEDLKEILLSPKTIEKHYVYNFARPCVGDGLVTAPASIWEVHRKLLQPSFNSVALKSFVKTFATQSVILAKKMEQHLDGSEFEIRRYVSLCTLDAICVTAMGVNLKAQESEECRYDEAIQNVFASFATRTFSPWLYPDFVFYRTQLGKDQRKHIKFIHEFADNVIRQKKTEIVRPGDKRLSTDEEQGAADDSTAGPQILIENLFRLSNENQTLTDKEVRDHVDTMIAAGSDTTAITMNYVLLMLASHQDIQEKVYQELCDIFGEHVLNDDSEELHITMEVLARMTYMERVIKETMRLFPVVPLMSRTATDDFDLGHRTFPRGTSIVLNIFGVHRSEKYWPDPLKFDPDRFLPERFARQQPYSYLPFSGGRRNCIGWKYAMMLIKTITATVLRRYVLTKDKVMPVEDLRLTFDTLLKSVDPVTIRIQQRVK from the exons ATGGATTCTTTGACGGTAGCCACGCTTGCGGTGGCATTAGTCGTGTTGTACCGGATAATCGACATCGCCGTCAAGCTGTTAAAGATTGTATTGCTCTCCGAATTCCCCCCTACTGCTGAGGAACTGCCAAATCTGCCTTTCATAGGCCATGTGTATCTCTTCATCGGCAGCAATGAGT CTACATCAAAGAACCTAATTAAACTGGGGAAAATGTATCCTGCATTATTCCGACTCTGCGTTGGACGTTATTCAATGTTCTTCACAACTCATTCCGAAGATCTGAAG GAAATACTCCTCAGTCCGAAGACCATTGAAAAACATTACGTCTACAACTTCGCACGACCCTGTGTGGGGGACGGATTAGTCACTGCTCCTG CGTCAATATGGGAAGTGCACCGAAAGCTGCTTCAGCCGTCCTTCAATTCCGTGGCTCTAAAATCTTTCGTCAAAACATTCGCCACACAGTCAGTGATACTGGCCAAGAAGATGGAGCAGCACTTGGACGGATCGGAATTTGAAATACGCAGATACGTCTCGCTGTGTACATTGGACGCAATCTGTG TGACGGCTATGGGCGTAAATTTGAAAGCACAGGAGAGCGAGGAATGTCGGTACGACGAAGCGATTCAGAA CGTGTTTGCTAGTTTCGCTACACGAACCTTTAGTCCTTGGCTGTACCCAGACTTCGTGTTCTACCGTACGCAGCTTGGCAAGGACCAAAGGAAGCACATAAAGTTTATACACGAGTTTGCTGATAAC GTAATACGACAGAAGAAAACAGAAATCGTCCGGCCTGGTGATAAACGACTATCAACCGACGAAGAACAAGGTGCAGCTG ATGATTCCACAGCTGGACCTCAGATACTGATAGAAAATCTCTTCAGACTATCCAACGAAAACCAAACGCTGACGGATAAAGAGGTCCGGGATCATGTTGATACGATGATCGCAGCT GGCAGCGACACAACGGCCATCACGATGAACTACGTGTTGTTGATGCTGGCATCCCATCAAGACATTCAG GAAAAAGTGTACCAGGAACTGTGCGACATCTTCGGAGAACATGTATTAAACGACGACAGTGAAGAGTTGCACATTACAATGGAGGTCTTGGCGAGAATGACGTACATGGAGAGAGTGATCAAAGAAACTATGCGCCTGTTCCCGGTTGTGCCCCTAATGTCTCGGACGGCAACGGACGATTTTGATTTAG GTCATCGTACATTTCCAAGAGGGACTTCGATCGTTCTCAACATTTTCGGGGTTCATAGGAGTGAGAAATACTGGCCCGATCCTCTAAAGTTTGATCCAGACAGATTCCTACCCGAAAGATTCGCGAGACAACAACCGTACTCATACTTACCATTTAGTGGGGGACGAAGAAATTGTATCG gttGGAAGTACGCTATGATGTTGATAAAGACGATCACCGCAACGGTCCTCCGACGCTACGTTCTGACTAAGGATAAAGTAATGCCGGTCGAAGATTTACGGCTGACGTTCGATACTTTACTGAAATCTGTTGATCCTGTCACAATTAGGATTCAGCAACGCGTAAAATAA
- the LOC107217531 gene encoding cytochrome P450 4C1-like isoform X3, with translation MNNTYGPNVPAKIVELAKCAISITSDAKFHQWFPESIFKFINLTSTRVKDFYCGQPKSNYASIWEVHRKLLQPSFNSVALKSFVKTFATQSVILAKKMEQHLDGSEFEIRRYVSLCTLDAICVTAMGVNLKAQESEECRYDEAIQNVFASFATRTFSPWLYPDFVFYRTQLGKDQRKHIKFIHEFADNVIRQKKTEIVRPGDKRLSTDEEQGAADDSTAGPQILIENLFRLSNENQTLTDKEVRDHVDTMIAAGSDTTAITMNYVLLMLASHQDIQEKVYQELCDIFGEHVLNDDSEELHITMEVLARMTYMERVIKETMRLFPVVPLMSRTATDDFDLGHRTFPRGTSIVLNIFGVHRSEKYWPDPLKFDPDRFLPERFARQQPYSYLPFSGGRRNCIGWKYAMMLIKTITATVLRRYVLTKDKVMPVEDLRLTFDTLLKSVDPVTIRIQQRVK, from the exons ATGAATAATACTTATGGGCCCAATGTCCCAGCGAAGATCGTCGAGCTAGCAAAGTGTGCGATTTCGATAACGAGTGACGCGAAATTTCATCAGTGGTTTCccgaatcaatttttaaatttataaatcttACGTCGACTCGAGTGAAAGACTTTTATTGCGGACAACCGAAATCAAATTACG CGTCAATATGGGAAGTGCACCGAAAGCTGCTTCAGCCGTCCTTCAATTCCGTGGCTCTAAAATCTTTCGTCAAAACATTCGCCACACAGTCAGTGATACTGGCCAAGAAGATGGAGCAGCACTTGGACGGATCGGAATTTGAAATACGCAGATACGTCTCGCTGTGTACATTGGACGCAATCTGTG TGACGGCTATGGGCGTAAATTTGAAAGCACAGGAGAGCGAGGAATGTCGGTACGACGAAGCGATTCAGAA CGTGTTTGCTAGTTTCGCTACACGAACCTTTAGTCCTTGGCTGTACCCAGACTTCGTGTTCTACCGTACGCAGCTTGGCAAGGACCAAAGGAAGCACATAAAGTTTATACACGAGTTTGCTGATAAC GTAATACGACAGAAGAAAACAGAAATCGTCCGGCCTGGTGATAAACGACTATCAACCGACGAAGAACAAGGTGCAGCTG ATGATTCCACAGCTGGACCTCAGATACTGATAGAAAATCTCTTCAGACTATCCAACGAAAACCAAACGCTGACGGATAAAGAGGTCCGGGATCATGTTGATACGATGATCGCAGCT GGCAGCGACACAACGGCCATCACGATGAACTACGTGTTGTTGATGCTGGCATCCCATCAAGACATTCAG GAAAAAGTGTACCAGGAACTGTGCGACATCTTCGGAGAACATGTATTAAACGACGACAGTGAAGAGTTGCACATTACAATGGAGGTCTTGGCGAGAATGACGTACATGGAGAGAGTGATCAAAGAAACTATGCGCCTGTTCCCGGTTGTGCCCCTAATGTCTCGGACGGCAACGGACGATTTTGATTTAG GTCATCGTACATTTCCAAGAGGGACTTCGATCGTTCTCAACATTTTCGGGGTTCATAGGAGTGAGAAATACTGGCCCGATCCTCTAAAGTTTGATCCAGACAGATTCCTACCCGAAAGATTCGCGAGACAACAACCGTACTCATACTTACCATTTAGTGGGGGACGAAGAAATTGTATCG gttGGAAGTACGCTATGATGTTGATAAAGACGATCACCGCAACGGTCCTCCGACGCTACGTTCTGACTAAGGATAAAGTAATGCCGGTCGAAGATTTACGGCTGACGTTCGATACTTTACTGAAATCTGTTGATCCTGTCACAATTAGGATTCAGCAACGCGTAAAATAA